TGAGGGGTGGGGCCTTGGTGCGGGTGTGCCCCAGCCTCTGCATCTGGATCAGGCCTGTATCTTGATGCGCGGGCAGAATTCATGTATAATATTGTATTACCTTGAATTTGATTTTCCAATTGACCCGATAACATTGTTAGGAATATCAAGTCCAGGTTATTTTGATGTTTTCCAAAAACAGCACCTCACCTACTATTACACAACAATCAGATTACGAAGATATGCTGGACACCATCAAGAGTTTTTTCAGAGAACGTCTGCATTTTGCCAAGTCAAAAGGAATTCTGAAAAAACAAATTGTGCTTGATCCGGGAATGGGGTTTTTTATCAGTGGTGCTACAAAATACGGTTTTGTGGTCATCAGGAGAATTTCAGAACTGCATGAATTTGATTTGCCTTTGCTACTCGGGACTTCCAGAAAATATTTTCTTGCCGGCGTCTCCAAGGGGGCATCTTAAATTTTACGGAACGCGACATTACGGGTGCGTCCGTTTCCAGTAAGCACTCTGGCAAGGCGT
This Gammaproteobacteria bacterium DNA region includes the following protein-coding sequences:
- a CDS encoding dihydropteroate synthase — translated: MFSKNSTSPTITQQSDYEDMLDTIKSFFRERLHFAKSKGILKKQIVLDPGMGFFISGATKYGFVVIRRISELHEFDLPLLLGTSRKYFLAGVSKGAS